One window of the Candidatus Jettenia sp. genome contains the following:
- a CDS encoding acyltransferase has translation MLDVGKRALKKIIKRAKLALLSINKYIIFDALRMYVYKHILHMIIGKDTIIWAGNKFADISRFKIGSNSIIGPNNVFLNRGGIEIGDNVNISGFSFFISQYHEVDDPEYKTVFSPIIIENDVWVATNATVLQGVTIGRGAVIAAGAVVTKDVPPFKVVGGNPAKIIRDRTQNIKYTLKGMKRKGIKWL, from the coding sequence ATGTTAGATGTAGGTAAACGTGCTCTTAAAAAGATTATTAAAAGAGCAAAATTAGCTCTTCTTTCTATCAATAAATATATTATTTTTGATGCATTGAGAATGTATGTTTATAAACATATTTTACATATGATAATTGGTAAAGATACAATAATTTGGGCAGGCAATAAATTCGCTGATATTTCAAGATTTAAAATAGGAAGTAATTCGATTATTGGGCCTAACAATGTGTTTTTGAATAGAGGTGGGATTGAGATAGGTGATAATGTTAACATTTCCGGATTTAGTTTTTTTATTTCTCAATATCATGAAGTTGATGATCCAGAATACAAAACAGTATTTTCTCCGATAATTATTGAAAATGATGTATGGGTAGCAACAAATGCTACTGTCTTGCAAGGAGTAACAATCGGAAGGGGAGCAGTTATTGCTGCCGGTGCGGTCGTCACAAAAGATGTACCACCCTTTAAAGTCGTAGGTGGAAATCCAGCAAAGATTATTCGAGATCGCACTCAAAATATCAAATATACCTTAAAAGGCATGAAAAGAAAAGGAATCAAGTGGCTTTAA